The Mobula birostris isolate sMobBir1 chromosome 16, sMobBir1.hap1, whole genome shotgun sequence genome contains the following window.
gccatttggcccataggatctgctccatcattccatcatggctaatttattattcctctcaaacccattctcctgccttctctctataacctttgacacccttactaaacaaaaacctatcaacttccactttaagtataccgaaattaatgaattccacaaatttacaaccctctggcaaaagaatcTCTGTCTAAAGGGGCATCCATGTATTCTAAGGCCGTGCTTtccagtcctagactcccacattaTAGGACATTTAAATTTATGAGCATCAATTCAATCTCCTTAGTAACAATAGAGTATATCTGAATCACAATGCTAATTGGAGTATGTGAAATTTCATTTTTgtggaaaagcaaaaaaaagttCTAGTAAAAAAATTACGTATCTTGGTATGAATGGAAATGTTCAAGGCAACTCCTAACATGGTATTGCTTAAAGTCATTGACTCTTTCAGTGCTATGTCATAAGCATTGCTAGGGAGTAGGACAATGATGTCATTGGATGTATAAAAACACAGACCAAATACAGGTATATATTAATGAATAAGGTAGGAAGCAGTGGGAAATGGCATTTAAAGTGCTCCCGTTTGGCTTAATTAATTCAGCTCACAAATACTTAACTGGAGAAGTCTTCAACTACAAAGTGAATGCCACTGGGTCCTCACTGAAGAGAAATCAGATATGGAACATTGAGTTCACCAGGAAGAACTCCCCTGTGGTCCACATTAAGAGTTCTTTTAATAGATATATTGCTGCAGACAAGGATGGCAAGATCACCTGTGATCAGGTGGCTCCAACTCCAAATTGTGTGTTCCTCATAACGCTTCACCCAGATGGACGAGTTTCCTTTCAGTCAGAGCCCTCCAAACGGTACTTAGGAGGAAACCAAGACAACATAACATGCTTTGCCCAAGCTATCTCGGAGAGTGAAAAGTGGGTGCCACACCTGGTCATTCATCCCAGTATCAACATGCTCAACCTTGGCAGTGATAATTATCTCAGACTGAACGAGAAAATTGAACAAGTGTGCTGTGATAAGTGCTTGCCCTGGGGATCTGATTGTGTAATGACACTCTACTTCGACATCAAAGAGAAGAAATATGCCATAAGGACAAAAAATGGAAGCTTTGTTGCCTTTAGTGGAAAGACTGAGCCTGAAATCTCATACAGGACATTGTATCATCTACAGATAAATAATGGGATGATCTGTCTGAAAGACATATACGGAAAATTCTTGTCTGTGAAGGACTGGACTGTTACCGCAATCAAAACTTTGAATCCAAGTGTAGATGAACTATTCATCATTGATCCTTCTCCTGGGCAGTTCAGTATCATGTCCTTGGCCAATAAGAAGTACCTGTCCTGCAATGCTGGTCCAAATGTCTACTCAAATGTTGATGATGCAAACAGTGCTGAAATCTTCCAAATTATGGTGCATTCTACAAAAAAGAAAGTATGCATCCAACATATGTCAAGCTATTACCTTGCTGTTGGTGCTAAGGGCTTCATTGAAATCTGTACCGAGTTAGAATATAACTGTTGGTTTCAAATACTGTACAATGGGGAAAAAGCAGCTCTAAAAACATCAGATGGGAGATATGTAACTGTGAACAATAATGGCCAGCTCGTGGTGGGGCCAAATTCAAttgaaatgcaggaggaatttatCCTTAGACTTGCCAACCGATCACAGCTAATACTTCAGTGTGATTTTGGTTTCATTGGCATTATGCCTAGGAAGCGGATTTTGGTATGCAACAGCCCTACATACGAAGCAAGCAACATAACTATAACTGATAATGGCTTTTATCAGTTCAAAATAGTATCTCTAGGCAAATACTGGGAAGTAGATAACGAAGGTTTTATAAAAGTGACTGGAAAAGCTCCTGTCAACTTCACCATTGAACTGATCACTTCAGGTCAAATAATCATAAAAGGACCCAATGGAAAATATATTGTAGCAAAATCCGATGGAAGCTTCAAAGCCATTGGAGAAGATGCCAGGTCTGCCACATTGTTCCAATATTAACTGTTTTAAGCAGATCAAATCTTGGTTCATCAAGTAACAAAAGTTAAACCAACAAAAGTTAAACCAAATTGAATCATAGGGGCAGTAACATTTAAGTCAAAAGTATTAAACTATATTCCTGCTTTCAGCTGTGTCACACCTTTCAATACATAGGAAGTAATTTACTACCTATAGATGTGATGTGTAGCTTGTCTGTTTAGTAAATATGTAGTAGATGATGCACAGTGGAAGATTGTAAATGAACAGTTCTATTCTCCAACTGAACTAGTCATTAATGTCACTGTGGATATTGTAGAACAGGGATAAAATGATGCATGATAAAGAAGAGGAAGGAAAAAGAGTATTGTTCTGGCTCAGTTCCAAGTGGATAATTGTAATGGTACTATAAGAGGCTCGCAACAGAATGTATTCAGACCCTCTTCATCAACGACATAGAAAAACAAATATAGTTTGTTACCAGCTGTTCTCTTTGAAGCATAAGCAGAAGGTAGACCTATTTAAATGTGCACAGTATTAATTTTATGGGTCAGCAATACTTGTAAATCAGTGAGAAATTTAACCTTGAacaattttttttgcatttctgagGTGGTATTAAACTTTTTTTAAGATTCCAGCAGCTCCCAACAAAAGCATTAAAGATCCATCCTGTGTGATTAAAAAAACTATATGGTGGTTGAAGATTATTGAACTGAGTTTTTTAAATGACCAATTAAGCAAAATCCTCCAGTACTTACTTAAATATAAAAAGTCATTTGTGACAGCTTAAATCCCTTACTAATATAATAATGTTATTGTACAATATAAAAATACACAAATGTCACACCTTGAGGGTGctgtttcaaatttgaaaacacTGTTAATTCCAAAAGATGTGACAAAGGAAATGTTGCTACTGGTGCCAATTGCATTTGTAATCAGCAAAACTTATTCATGACAGAAATTGCCATTTTTGAAATATTGGCACAAAAGTTGCAATTGTAATGATGGGAAAAGTGTCTCTGTTTGCCATTATATCAGcattaaattaaaaaaattaaggaatgtAGGTATTTCTGCTCATGCTAAGTTTAACCATTACTTCTGAAACTCTAGATTCTACAGTATTGCAATCTTGAATTCTTGGAGACAACCGGCCTATTTTTCCCTCAGTTTCTCATCATTCCATAAATCATTTCTGTTTCTAGAAACATATTGATTTTGATTTTGCTGTTTCTCCCAGCAGCCCCACAATAATTAGCTTGAATATATGCATGTAAATGCCTGTCAGTTCTGTAATTTGCATGAGAATGTACATTCCATTGTTTCT
Protein-coding sequences here:
- the LOC140210868 gene encoding fascin-like — translated: MAFKVLPFGLINSAHKYLTGEVFNYKVNATGSSLKRNQIWNIEFTRKNSPVVHIKSSFNRYIAADKDGKITCDQVAPTPNCVFLITLHPDGRVSFQSEPSKRYLGGNQDNITCFAQAISESEKWVPHLVIHPSINMLNLGSDNYLRLNEKIEQVCCDKCLPWGSDCVMTLYFDIKEKKYAIRTKNGSFVAFSGKTEPEISYRTLYHLQINNGMICLKDIYGKFLSVKDWTVTAIKTLNPSVDELFIIDPSPGQFSIMSLANKKYLSCNAGPNVYSNVDDANSAEIFQIMVHSTKKKVCIQHMSSYYLAVGAKGFIEICTELEYNCWFQILYNGEKAALKTSDGRYVTVNNNGQLVVGPNSIEMQEEFILRLANRSQLILQCDFGFIGIMPRKRILVCNSPTYEASNITITDNGFYQFKIVSLGKYWEVDNEGFIKVTGKAPVNFTIELITSGQIIIKGPNGKYIVAKSDGSFKAIGEDARSATLFQY